CCTGCGGCGATAGCCATACATCGACGGCCGGCGGGCTGGGGGCCCTGGGGATCGGCGTCGGCACCAGCGAGGTCGAGCATGTCCTCGCCACGCAGACCCTGGCATTGGCGCGACCCCGCAATATGCGGGTCCGGTTCCAGGGGCGGCCGGGCGCGGGCATCGCGGCCAAGGACCTGATCCTGCTGGCCATGGGCGCGCTGGGCGTGGCGGGCGGACGCGGCTGCGCCGTCGAGTATGCGGGCGATGCCGTGCGGGCGTTGCCGGTGGAAGGCCGCCTGACGCTGTGCAATATGTCCATCGAGCTGGGCGCGCGGCTGGGCCTGGTCGCGCCCGACGAGGCGACTTTCGAATACGTGCGGGGACGCGAGTTCGCCCCCGCGGGTGTGGCGTTCGAGCAGGCCGTGCGGGCGTGGCGGGAGCTGCGCAGCGATGCCGATGCGGTTTTCGACCGCGATGTGGCGGTCGACTGCGCGGACATGGCGCCGCAGGTCACCTGGGGTACGACGCCGGCCCATGTCGGCGGCGTGGACGGCCGCGTTCCCGACCCCGCCGGCTATGCCGACGCCAGGCAGCGCGAGAGTGTCGCGGCGGCGCTGGACTACATGGGCTTGACGCCCGGCATGCCGCTGGAAGGCATCCCCGTCGATGTTGCCTTTATCGGATCCTGTACCAATTCCCGCCTGTCCGACCTGCAGGCCGCCGCCGCCGTCGTGCGGGGCCGGCGCGTCGCCCCGGGCGTGCGCGCGCTGGTGGTGCCGGGCTCCATGGCTGTCAAGCGCGAGGCCGAGGCGCTGGGCCTGCATCGCGTATTCCGCGACGCCGGGTTCGAATGGCGCGAGGCCGGCTGCTCCATGTGCGTCAGCATCAACGATGACATGGTGCCCGCCGGCGCGCGCTGCATCGCCACCAGCAATCGCAATTTCGAGAACCGCCAGGGGCCGGCCAGCCGTACCCATCTGGCCAGCCCCGCCATGGTGGCGGCGGCCGCGCTGCGCGGGCATATCGCCGACGTGCGCAAGGAGATGCTCCTATGAGACCGATCGCGCGTGTCCGCGCGTGTGCCCCGGGCAGGATGCATCCGGCGCATACGCGCGCGGGGGAGACGGCGGCATGAGGCAACCCGTGCGCGAGATTGCGGGCGTCATGGCGGCGATGCCCATGGCCGACATCAATACCGACGCCATCATTCCGTCGGTATGGCTGCGTACCGCGACCGCCGACATGGGCAAGGGCCTGTTCGGCGGCTGGCGCTACGACGAACAGGACCGGGAGCGGCCGGACTTCATCCTGAACCGCGAGCCCTACCGTCGCGCCCGCGTCCTGCTGGCGGACGAGAATTTCGGTTGCGGGAGTTCCCGCGAAGCGGCGGTATGGGCGCTGGCGCAGTTCGGCATCGGCTGCGTGCTGGCGCCCAGCTTCGCCGATATCTTCTACGAGAACGCCTTCCGCAACGGCCTGGTGGCGGCCATCATCGACACCGGGGCCTATCGGGCATTGCGCGCCGCGGCGCAGGACCGCGCCGCGCCCACCTGCCGCGTCGATCTGGCGACGCTTACCGTTACCGGCCCGGACGGCGCGACGTATCCATTCTCCATCCCGGTCTCGCGCGCGCAGGCGCTGATGCGCGGTGACGACGAGATCGCCATGACCCTGTCCCGTTTGCCGGCCATCGAGGCGCACTATGAACGCCGGCGCGCCGAATCCGGCTGGCTGTTCCCCGCCGCGTTGCAAAGGAGTACCGCATCATGACCCGTCCCAGCCTGCGCGACGCGCTCAAGCGCGAAACGCCGCTGATCACGCCGCTGGCGCACGACGCGTTGTCCGCGCGCCTGATAGAGCAGGCCGGCTTCCAGGCTTTCGCGGTGGGCGGTTCCGCCATGCTCGCGGCTCGGCATGCGTATCCCGACATCGGCCTGATCGGCCTGACCGATATGGCCGATGGCCTGCGCGACATCGCCGCCGCGTCGAGGCTGCCCTTCCTGGCCGATGCCGACGACGGCTATGGCGACGTCAAGAGCGTGGCGCGGCTGGTCGCGCAGTACGAGGCCATAGGCGTCAGCGGATTCCTGCTGGAAGACCAGAGCCGCGACCACAAGCAGCAGCGCGCCGACAAGGCGGCCCTGGTGGTGGACGAGGCCGTCATCGAAGCCAAGCTCAAGGCCGCGATGCAGGCCCGCCGCAATCCCGAGACGTTCATCATCGGCCGCACCGATGCCTACGGTCCGCTGGGCCTGGATGCGGCGCTGCGGCGGGCCGAGCGCTTCCTGAAGCTGGGCGTGGATGGCGTGTTCATCGCCGGCCTGCGCCGCGAGGAAGACTATCGGCGGGTCGGCGCGGCCTTGAAGGGCGCCTATCTGTCGGCGGCCATGTTCGAGGGCGGCGACACGCCCTGGCTCAGCCCGGCCGAACTGGGCGCAATGGGATACACACAGGTGTCGTATCCGGCCAGCCTGATCCTGCGGGTGGTGCGGGCCTTGCGCGACGGCCTGAACGCGCTGCGGCGCCATGCCGACGGCACGGCGCCGCTCGTGCCCATGGCGGACGGCGCCGACGTGCGCCAGGCACTGGACCGCGCGACCGACCTGGCAGGCTGGCGCGCGATCGAGGGTGGCCAGCCGCCCCATCCGTGACGTCACTATCCACGAAGCAAACCAAAAGAACCGGAGGAGACCATGCAGAAACGATTCGACAGGACCGCGCTGATGCGGCGCGCCGGCGCGGCCTTGCTGGGCCTTGCCCTGGCGGGTGCCGCGCAGGCGGAGGACATCGTCGTCAGCAACTACGGCGTTTCCGCCAATGGCATGCCGTTCGCGGTGGCCATGGCCAAGGGTTTCTTCAAGCAGGAGGGTGCCAACGTAACCGGCATCCTGACCTCCGCCGGCGGCGGTACCACGCTGCGCAATATGCTGGCCGGCAACGCGCCGTATGCGGAGGTGAATCCCAACGCCGTTATCGCCGCCGCGCAGCAGGGCGCCGACATCAAGATCGTCAGCGACAACGTCCTGACGGTGGCGGAGTTCGTGTGGGCGGTGAAGAAGGATGCGCCCATCCATTCGGTCAAGGACCTGAAGGGCAAGAAGATGGGCTACACCAACCCCCGGTCCACCAGCCAGGCACTGGCCACGCTGGTGCTGCAATCCGGCGGGCTGAAGACGGAAGACGTCGAGCTGGTAAAGACCGGCGGCTTCGGCGAAGGCATTGCCGCGCTGGATACCGGGCTGGTGGATGCCACGCCGGTGCCGGAACCCCTATGGTCCAAGTATCGCGACAAGTACCGCGCCATCGCCGTGGCCCAGGACATGCTGCCGCCTATCGCCAACGTCATCGGGATCGCCGCGGGTTCGGGCGTGTCGCCGGAACGCGAGGCCTTCATCAAGGGGGTGATCCGCGCGCGCCGTCTGGCGGTTGAATATATGGAGAAGCACCCCGACGAATCCGGCGACATCGTCGCCAAGGTGTACAACCTGGAGCCGGCCGTCGCGCGCGCGGCCGTGCGCAATCTGGTCGCCAGCCGCACCAACGGCATCCCGTACTGGGGAGCCGGCGAGATCCATATGGACGGCCTGAAACGCGCGGTCGACGTACAGAAAATGGTGGGCGCCATCAAGGGCGATGTCGACCTGGACAAGCTGATCGACACGCGCTACCTGCCCGATGACCTGAAGAAGGTGAAGTAGCCATGTCACGCGTCGCGCAAGTCTATCCGCATGCCATGCCCGGCCGGCGCGCCGGCGATCCCAGGACCGGCGCGCCGGCGGCCGCCCACGTTTCCATGCGCGGCGTGGACAAGCTGTTCGCGCGGCCGGGGGGCGGTCCCGACGATACGCTCCACGCGCTCGGACCGATAGACCTGGAGTTGCGCCAGGGCGAGTTCTTTGCCGTGGTGGGCCCGTCCGGCTGCGGCAAGAGCACGCTGCTGGAGCTCGTGGCGGGACTGTCCACGGCCACGCGCGGCGAGGTGGCCTTCGAGGGCGAGCCCATCGTCGGCCGCATTCCGGACGGCGTCGGCGTGGTGTTCCAGGAGGACGCGTCCTTTCCCTGGCTGACCGTGCGCGAGAACATTGCCTTCGGCCTGCGCCGCCAGCGCATCGAGGCCGCGGAAAAAGCGCGGCGCGTGGACCGCGCGCTGGCGATGATGGGGCTGGCGCCGTTCGCGGAAAGCTATCCCGCCCAGCTGTCCGGCGGCATGCGCCAGCGTGTTTGCATCGCTCGCACGCTGGTGACAGAACCGCGCCTGATCCTGCTGGACGAACCCTTCGGCGCCCTGGACCAGCAGACCCGCCTGCTGATGGGGGACGAAGTCCTGAACCTCTGGCGCAAGACCGGCGCGACGGTGTTCCTGATTACCCACGCGCTGGACGAGGCGGCGATGCTGGCCGACCGGATCGGCGTCATGTCGGCCAGGCCGGGAAGATTGATCGATATCGTCGAAACCGGCTGGTCGCGCGATCGCGACAGCCGCATCGTGCAGGACGAACGCTTCGGCGCCATCACGGCGCGGCTGTGGCGCGCGCTGCGCGAAGAGTCCATGAAATCGATAGGTGCCATGGCGCCCGGAGGACAATCGTGAAACGGGCCCGCGTCTGGCGCATCGCCATCCTGCTGGCTTGCGTGGCGCTGCTGGAAGCGCTTTGCCTGGCCGGCGTCATCGACAATCTGACCATGCAGCCGCCCCATCGCATGATCGTGGACCTGGTCAACATGCTGGTGTCGGGTTCGTTGAACGGCGCCATCGCCAAGACGCTGGGCAATGCCGCCGTCGCGTTCATCGCCGCGGTGGCGCTGGGCGTATCGGGCGCCATCGTGATCCACCGGCTGCGTCGTGTGCGGGACACGCTGGAACCGCTGTTCGCCACG
Above is a genomic segment from Bordetella genomosp. 11 containing:
- the leuC gene encoding 3-isopropylmalate dehydratase large subunit; amino-acid sequence: MPRIAGGDAARPRSKVQDTRTGGDSPRTVFDRIWDAHLIDRLDDGRDLVFVDRHVLQETTSAVAFAGLAREGRTVRHPELTIATQDHIVSTRPGRDEDSYPGGRELLTLMRANALQGHIRHFGIEDPRQGIVHVIAPELGFALPGSILACGDSHTSTAGGLGALGIGVGTSEVEHVLATQTLALARPRNMRVRFQGRPGAGIAAKDLILLAMGALGVAGGRGCAVEYAGDAVRALPVEGRLTLCNMSIELGARLGLVAPDEATFEYVRGREFAPAGVAFEQAVRAWRELRSDADAVFDRDVAVDCADMAPQVTWGTTPAHVGGVDGRVPDPAGYADARQRESVAAALDYMGLTPGMPLEGIPVDVAFIGSCTNSRLSDLQAAAAVVRGRRVAPGVRALVVPGSMAVKREAEALGLHRVFRDAGFEWREAGCSMCVSINDDMVPAGARCIATSNRNFENRQGPASRTHLASPAMVAAAALRGHIADVRKEMLL
- the leuD gene encoding 3-isopropylmalate dehydratase small subunit; this translates as MRQPVREIAGVMAAMPMADINTDAIIPSVWLRTATADMGKGLFGGWRYDEQDRERPDFILNREPYRRARVLLADENFGCGSSREAAVWALAQFGIGCVLAPSFADIFYENAFRNGLVAAIIDTGAYRALRAAAQDRAAPTCRVDLATLTVTGPDGATYPFSIPVSRAQALMRGDDEIAMTLSRLPAIEAHYERRRAESGWLFPAALQRSTAS
- a CDS encoding isocitrate lyase/PEP mutase family protein, translated to MTRPSLRDALKRETPLITPLAHDALSARLIEQAGFQAFAVGGSAMLAARHAYPDIGLIGLTDMADGLRDIAAASRLPFLADADDGYGDVKSVARLVAQYEAIGVSGFLLEDQSRDHKQQRADKAALVVDEAVIEAKLKAAMQARRNPETFIIGRTDAYGPLGLDAALRRAERFLKLGVDGVFIAGLRREEDYRRVGAALKGAYLSAAMFEGGDTPWLSPAELGAMGYTQVSYPASLILRVVRALRDGLNALRRHADGTAPLVPMADGADVRQALDRATDLAGWRAIEGGQPPHP
- a CDS encoding ABC transporter substrate-binding protein; this encodes MQKRFDRTALMRRAGAALLGLALAGAAQAEDIVVSNYGVSANGMPFAVAMAKGFFKQEGANVTGILTSAGGGTTLRNMLAGNAPYAEVNPNAVIAAAQQGADIKIVSDNVLTVAEFVWAVKKDAPIHSVKDLKGKKMGYTNPRSTSQALATLVLQSGGLKTEDVELVKTGGFGEGIAALDTGLVDATPVPEPLWSKYRDKYRAIAVAQDMLPPIANVIGIAAGSGVSPEREAFIKGVIRARRLAVEYMEKHPDESGDIVAKVYNLEPAVARAAVRNLVASRTNGIPYWGAGEIHMDGLKRAVDVQKMVGAIKGDVDLDKLIDTRYLPDDLKKVK
- a CDS encoding ABC transporter ATP-binding protein; its protein translation is MSRVAQVYPHAMPGRRAGDPRTGAPAAAHVSMRGVDKLFARPGGGPDDTLHALGPIDLELRQGEFFAVVGPSGCGKSTLLELVAGLSTATRGEVAFEGEPIVGRIPDGVGVVFQEDASFPWLTVRENIAFGLRRQRIEAAEKARRVDRALAMMGLAPFAESYPAQLSGGMRQRVCIARTLVTEPRLILLDEPFGALDQQTRLLMGDEVLNLWRKTGATVFLITHALDEAAMLADRIGVMSARPGRLIDIVETGWSRDRDSRIVQDERFGAITARLWRALREESMKSIGAMAPGGQS